The region aagtagcttgggttacaggcCCAGCTTCATTCAAGGAAGATTAAAATGGACAGTTTAGAACAGCAGCTTTTCCCTTTGTCCTCCAGGCCCTCTGGGTCACTCATTCCCCTGCCCAACTTCCAGCGGGCTGCAGCAGCCCCTGGGCCATCCTGGACTTGTGTGTGGTCTCCCCCAACAGGCAGTTTCTCAACCGCGACGACATCGGCATCATCCTCATCAACCAGTACATTGCAGAAATGGTGCGGCATGCCCTGGACGCCCACCAGCGCTCCATTCCGGCCGTGCTAGAGATTCCCTCCAAGGAGCACCCCTATGACGCGGCCAAAGACTCCATCCTGCGCAGGGCCAAGGGCATGTTCACTGCTGAAGACCTGCGCTAGGGAACCCCTCGGCCCCTCATCCCTTACCACTTCTCTCCTGGCTTGCCATGGAAGTTTCAAGCCCCTGCCTGGTTTCCAATTCCCACCCCTTCCCGCTCCACTGAGAAGGCTAGGGGAGGTACTTCTATATGATGGTGTGTTACCATTAAAATCTAGTTTGGTTAGGGGACAGGAAACCCATCTTCTCTCTCCACTACCTCTGTTCCATACTGTTACAGTGTCACTGTTGATATTAAAATAATACTCTTGCTTCTGTCCAAATGGGCTGATTGCTTGAAAAGACACATAGGGCATAAGGCTGTTGGGGAATAATAGACTGGAATGGATGGAATCATTTCTGCCAAAGAGCCAGGCAGAGGGAAGAGTTAGGCTAGGTGGCCATAACTCAAGGACTGGCCATATGACTGGTCCCTGACTTCCCTACCTCAGTCTGTATGGGGTACGGACTGGTatgctgcccacccccccccccccccgccacccctccAGAACCAAAGCAGAAAGCCCAGGAAAGCTAGGAACCTGTCATTCTAGATGGAACCTTGTTTCTGCCAGAGGCTGGAGGATGAAGGCATTTGAGCAGTGGACTCTGACCCCAGGCTACCTCAGGAGGTGAAGTGTGCTAAAGGTGGGACTCTGGCCCTGTGTGAGGTGAAGCTTGGTTGCCAGGTGACTGCCCAGGGTGGCCACCCACTGTTGGGAGGACTGCCTGCTGTGCTCATCCCTCAGCCGTAGCCACCCCTGGTTCTGCCCCTTGCCTTGCCACCATGGCGCGGCAGCTCAATATGGATACCATGCGGCAGAATTTCTGGAAGGAGGAATATCTAAGGGAGATGATGTTACGCTGTGAATGGCACCGCAAGTATGGGTCATTACTGAAGGCCAAGCAGAAGGCTAAGGCTGCAGCCCGCCTGCCCCTCAAACTGCCTACCCTGCAGCCCAAGACCCCACTCTCAGCCCCATCTGTCCCCAAAGCAAGCCCTGCCAAGGCCCCCAGTCCTGTCCCAGAGGCTCTTCCTGAATCAGAAATGTACCCTGTAGAGCCTGCCATCCGGGCCCTGCTGTATGAAGGAATCTCCCACGACTTCCAAGGCCGCTACCGCTACCTCAACACCCGGAAACTGGACATTCCAGAGAAGCGCTACTTGTTCCCCATCACCAGCAACTTCACATATGGCTGGCAGCtgggtgagcccccacttcccccAAACTAGTCACCTTACAAACATGCACCAGGGAAGGGCACGTCCCTCAGACTAGGGAGTGATGGCAGGAGGTGAGGCAAGGGGCCGAGTGTCAGGAAAGGTCTTTCTGAGCCCCTGGGGGCTGAGCtaaagggcagggggaggagcctAGATTTTATTCTAGTTCAAAGGGAAACCAATGGAGGGTTTTAAGCAGGTGAGTGACCCTGAGTTCCctttgtgtgagtgtgtctgcatgccagtactggggcttgaactcagatcctgggtccCTTAGCTTTAGCGTTCTCTGCTCAatactagcacgctaccacttggcccacagcTGCCAGCAGATGCAGAATCTGGCAGGTGaattaggtatctgtttatcctGGCAAGACAGAGGGTCATTCCAACTAGAAGAATTAGCAGTGGGGCTGAGACAGTTTGAATGCTTTGAGGGAAGACTCCATGGAACTTTCTGAACGTGAGCAAGAGAGAAACCACTGAATGGCAACACCTAGATATTGAGCCTAGCTGGACAGGGTAGGTTGAGGAAGGATGGGGGCTAGCGGGCATAGGAAGAGACTTGCCATGCCATGGTAGACTAATGGTGTTACATGTGGAAGTCTGGACCTCCAGAGTGAGGTCAGAGTTCAGAACACAAATTCAGGAACCACTTGAGTATCAGTGCTGTTGACAAGCAGAGACTGGGCCGGGGTCAAAGGTCAAGTACTATAACCACCAAGTccccaaaaggaaacaaaacacctAATGCTGAGGTTGAAAGAAGTCACCCAGGGAGCTCATATTGCTGGAATCTAACCCtggggggaggcaggaaggtggaGCCTGAGCCTCCTGTGGTGTTGGTGAGGAAGGCTGGTCTGTCTCCTGTGAGTTGGGGGGAGACAGCTCTGTCAGtggatttctctatgaagagtgaagatgaggaaatggaaagtgaTAGTGATTTGGGAGATGCCGAGTGTCCTTTGGGCGTCTCATGAATTTCATGGAGACTGCTCAGAAGTCTCCAGCTGCTTGAGTGCTTTAGCAAAAAAAGGTGGGTTGCTGGGGATCAGCAAGGTTAATGGTTTACCCAGAAAGCTCCCTCGTTTTCCTCAGAGCCCTTAGGAGGGAGTAAGGGAAGAGCTTTTCAGCAAAAGGGGAAGGTGAGGCCTGAGAGGAGCAGAGGTAGAAACGCAgtctgcaggctgggaatgtggcttagcggtagagtgcttgccgaccatgcatgaagccctgggtttgattcctcagcaccacataaacagaaaaagccagaagtggtgctgtggctcaagtggtagagtgctagccttgagcagaaagaagccagggacagtactcaggccctgagtccaagccccaggactggcaaaagaaag is a window of Perognathus longimembris pacificus isolate PPM17 chromosome 2, ASM2315922v1, whole genome shotgun sequence DNA encoding:
- the Atp6v1f gene encoding V-type proton ATPase subunit F, translating into MAGRGKLIAVIGDEDTVTGFLLGGIGELNKNRHPNFLVVEKDTTINEIEDTFRQFLNRDDIGIILINQYIAEMVRHALDAHQRSIPAVLEIPSKEHPYDAAKDSILRRAKGMFTAEDLR
- the Atp6v1fnb gene encoding protein ATP6V1FNB, with the translated sequence MARQLNMDTMRQNFWKEEYLREMMLRCEWHRKYGSLLKAKQKAKAAARLPLKLPTLQPKTPLSAPSVPKASPAKAPSPVPEALPESEMYPVEPAIRALLYEGISHDFQGRYRYLNTRKLDIPEKRYLFPITSNFTYGWQLGSPARQGMISCKMCQIESFFRKNGAFALLDPRDLAF